The Schistocerca cancellata isolate TAMUIC-IGC-003103 chromosome 4, iqSchCanc2.1, whole genome shotgun sequence genome contains a region encoding:
- the LOC126183985 gene encoding axoneme-associated protein mst101(2)-like, translated as MSTLESISQQRKECRKECRKECQKECRKECRKECRKECRKECRKECRKECRKECRKECRKECRKECRKECRKECRKECRKECRKECRKECRKECRKECRKECRKECRKECRKECRKECRKECRKECRKECRKECRKECRKECRKECRKECRKECRKECRKECRKECRKECRKECRKECRKECRKECRKECRKECRKECRKECRKECRKECRKECRKECRKECRKECRKECRKECRKECRKECRKECRKECRKECRKECRKECRKECRKECRKECRKECRKECRKECRKECRKECRKECRKECRKECRKECRKECRKECRKECRKECRKECRKECRKECRKECRKECRKECRKECRKECRKECRKECRKECRKECRKECRKECRKEKMYKYDSTGPLADSLILHKYVVIVTDDTFNN; from the exons ATGTCCACATTGGAGTCTATTTCTCAACAGA Ggaaggagtgccgaaaggagtgccgaaaggagtgccaaaaggagtgccgaaaggagtgccgaaaggagtgccgaaaggagtgccgaaaggagtgccgaaaggagtgccgaaaggagtgccgaaaggagtgccgaaaggagtgccgaaaggagtgccgaaaggagtgccgaaaggagtgccgaaaggagtgccgaaaggagtgccgaaaggagtgccgaaaggagtgccgaaaggagtgccgaaaggagtgccgaaaggagtgccgaaaggagtgccgaaaggagtgccgaaaggagtgccgaaaggagtgccgaaaggagtgccgaaaggagtgccgaaaggagtgccgaaaggagtgccgaaaggagtgccgaaaggagtgccgaaaggagtgccgaaaggagtgccgaaaggagtgccgaaaggagtgccgaaaggagtgccgaaaggagtgccgaaaggagtgccgaaaggagtgccgaaaggagtgccgaaaggagtgccgaaaggagtgccgaaaggagtgccgaaaggagtgccgaaaggagtgccgaaaggagtgccgaaaggagtgccgaaaggagtgccgaaaggagtgccgaaaggagtgccgaaaggagtgccgaaaggagtgccgaaaggagtgccgaaaggagtgccgaaaggagtgccgaaaggagtgccgaaaggagtgccgaaaggagtgccgaaaggagtgccgaaaggagtgccgaaaggagtgccgaaaggagtgccgaaaggagtgccgaaaggagtgccgaaaggagtgccgaaaggagtgccgaaaggagtgccgaaaggagtgccgaaaggagtgccgaaaggagtgccgaaaggagtgccgaaaggagtgccgaaaggagtgccgaaaggagtgccgaaaggagtgccgaaaggagtgccgaaaggagtgccgaaaggagtgccgaaaggagtgccgaaaggagtgccgaaaggagtgccgaaaggagtgccgaaaggagtgccgaaaggagtgccgaaaggagtgccgaaaggagtgccgaaaggagtgccgaaaggagtgccgaaaggagtgccgaaaggagtgccgaaaggagtgccgaaaggagtgccgaaagga GAAGATGTATAAATATGATAGTACAGGACCTTTAGCTGACAGCCTCATCTTGCATAAATATGTTGTTATTGTTACTGATGATacttttaataattaa